Sequence from the Papilio machaon chromosome 21, ilPapMach1.1, whole genome shotgun sequence genome:
ATACTGACGtggatttcaattttaattagttaaaatagATCCTTGTGAACAGATTCTTGGCAGAGCGCGTATCCCCAACAGTGGACATTATAGTAGGCGGACATTCCCACTCTTTGCTGTATAACGGCGAAGCTCCTGATGGCACGCGGCCGATGGGGGAATACCCCACTGTTGTAAAGAGAACTGATGGTCATAGAGTAAGTAGTCTTAAAGAGTTTCAATTTCAAACTATGAAAAAACACGCAggttgattattttaatactctaaatttttttagatCCTCGTAGTACAAGCACATTGCTATACGCGATATCTGGGcaacataaagttatttattaataacgaaGGCATCATAGAAAGATGGGAAGGTCAGCCCGTCTTCTTGGGTTCCTCTATTGTTCAAGGTGGGTATAAACTGtctttaaatgaatatatgtgtattttacagtttatgctcatattttatatatttactagcaactccgtccacgcagaattaaaaaaaaacttaattagtagcctatgtgttcttccagaatatgttctacacatgtgccaaatttcgtcaagatctgttcagccgtttcggagataccttcaaacaaacgttcatcaatccatccatccatctaaactttcgcatttataatattagtaagattatatgaTAACAATTTCTCTGTAAAGATCCTCTGATGCTGGAGGAGTTGGAGCCATGGCGAGAGGTGGTAGACGCGGTGGGCAAGGAAGTGTTAGGCAGGACGCATGTTACACTCACGAGGTCCTGCTACAGTGCGGAGTGCAACCTCGGCAACTGGGCATGTGACGGACTGCTAGAACAGGTCAtattcattcattcgttcAGTAAAACGTTCAGTCTGTCCACTGCTGGATGTCTGATTTGGATTGGTTCTCCGGCAATATCATTCAATCGTCATTCatgtaattgattttttatcattgttagcgttatttgtattattgtttttggtttcataatttaacataaacaaaagCGTCTATTcccaaactagctgtcgcctgcgacttcgtcagcacaGAATTAAAGAAGCACTTaataagtaggctatgtgttcttccagactatgttctacatgtatgccaaatttcatcgaattCCAAtaagccgttctgaagataccttcaaacaaacattcatccatccatccaaacattcacatttataattttattagtatgattataattggtaaacaaaaaaaatctatattagGTAATGGATCGAGCGAAAAGTGGCGCTTGGAACGAGGCACATGTTTGTATGGCCAATGCAGGAGGACTAAGAATGCAGATTAATCCTGGAGGTGAGCTTTTTTACTGAaaactttatgtaaaaaataatttatattttcttacataCTAACAGAATAGCACATAATCCGATTTATGTACAGAAGTAACAACTGAAGCGCTGCTGATGGCGATACCGTTTGAGAACTACGTACAGGTGTACGATCTGAAGGGTCAATACTTGCTGGATGCTCTGGAGTTCTCTGTCGGCACTGCGCAGACGCCTGGCTCTTTTTACAGCCGTAGAATGTTGCAAGTCGCTGGTAAGGAAACATGAGCTGAACGGTCCCCAGATAAATCGTACTCTTCCTAATCGACTTCGTCCGAGCggcataaataaaaacgtaattgtcttaaaactaaattacctatgtgttcttccagcctATGCACAActtatatgccaaatttcatcgaaatgcATGCAGCTGTTCCAgaaatacattcaaacaaacatccatccatctaaacattcgcatttataatattagtaagatgtgaaagtttaaatgaatggatggatggatgtgtgtctgaaggtatctccggaacggctcaacgaatcttaaAGAAATTCggcacacatgtagaacatagtctggaagagcatataggctatttttttaagatttttttaatgtcgcgCGGACAGACTCGCGGTCTACAGCTagtaatgaataatttaacctCTCATTTAAACTGGGGTGTTCTAATTGTATATAGGTATGCGTGTAGTATACAACGCGTCATCGGAGGCGGGTTCTCGAGTGAAATCCGCGCACATCCGCTGTATAGAGTGCGACATACCGCGTTATCTGCCGCTAGACGTCAACAAGACGTACCGCGTGTTGACACAGAGTTACATAGGAGATGGCGGCGGCGGGTACACGGTGAGacacacacgtacacacaTAACTTTTGTATACTAACACTATTGCTATCCCTGTTCTTATCTAagaaaaatctactagtcttctatttattaaaaaaaaaaaaaaaaatgagacccatctgcaagcacttcctttcgattaaaatcatttttatcaaaatcggaccaccaggggcggagttccgaggtaacacataaaaaaaacagtcgaattgataacctccttctttttgaagtcggctaaaaagggACGGAATAAATGGATATGTAGATGTTAAGACAGTTGGAATTCATTACCTATGTTTTTTCATCTCTGTTCACCTTGACCTCTTACTGTCACTTCTTCTCACTCTCTTTCAACAAATTAGAGAGATCAAGCTATAGAGCTTTGGTAAGACGTGCAGTAactatgaaaatttgtttgtgtGTTTAAAAACTGGATAGGCTGGTGTGAAATGTTAATAGAGCATTGGTTTACAGACTGATGACCTTGAGGTCGTGGGTTtgaaatatatctatatatataaaagaaagtcgtgttagttacactatttataactcaagatcggtcgaactgatttagctgaaaattgatggggaggtagcttagaactaggagaaggacataggaacttttttatcttgagtgcatttttttttattccgcgcggacggagtcgcgggtaaaagctagtaggtatataaaagaaagtcgtgttagttacactatttataactcaagatcggtagaactgatttagctgaaaattggtgggcaggtagtttagaaccaggaaaaggacataggataatttttaccccgttttctatttttcattccgcgcagacggagtcgcgggtaaaagctagtttatattaaaaaaaatatattttcataatttgtaatattccAGATGTTGTCAGAGAACAGAGAGAACGTGGAGAACTTGGAGGTGGACTATGTGATGCTGCAGAGGCATATGAGGAAGCAGCGTGACGTCATACAGGACCACGATGGCAGGATACAGGTCGTGTTTTAATATACTGAGAGTTTCAACTGCTGAAACACCTGAACAAAAACATGTCTGctctttcaaaaacattatgaaatgataatgtttttgtaaaattatttattgctgttttattataataaagttatttattatcaatgtaattttttcattaccaCAATTTTAACTCAAAATGATAGTTTTTTTGACTGATAAGTTTACTGTTTcctttttacaacaaaaatgaTGAACAAAAGCATATCTCTAGTTTCCTCTGAAAAaccagaaataataatatgtagatagcatatatatataacactaAAGTGAGGGGAAAAAGAAATTCCGCCGAAAGCCTTTTGTTGATGTAAAATTCCCTCAGAATCATAATTTACAATAGAAAATGACATTTCAAAAATAGTCACTCGACTGTCGATTAGACTTCAAACTTGTATGAAACACtgcatctatctatatatataaaagaaagtagtgttagttacactatttataactcaagatcggtcgaactgatttaactgaaaattgatggggaggtagcttagaactaggagacggacataggaactgtttcatcttgtgtgcattttttttattccgcgcggacggagtcgcgggtaaaagctaatacTATTATAAAgagcaaatttattttagcatGTAACCAATAAAGTCAAAAATTACTggaccgatttaaaaaaaaattacatagagAAAGCTACgttatcactgagtaacatagccaatatttattactagatttttttttagaacttcACGCTTAAGAAAGGAGttttgtgttgtgttgtgacAGTGGATggttcatcatcagctcactatacgtccccaccgaggggttCGGAGCTTACCCTAATTTAGTGGTTACgtggaaataaatatgttcttgatttataattttattttcaacatgtccattacatttatatttacaacatttaacattaatttaacaaaacccaaagctaaatttaaatatatattattgagtttttatttatattaatttatcatctGTGTCATTTTGACAATTgctacaaattttaaaattaaaaaaaaaagtgtaaaaataactGCATTTATATGCATGCATgcatatgtaatttattttgttctgaaaacattattatttataacaataaaagtacacatacatttaatgtaattacattatgagtaaaaaaaataactttttttttcattttagtagtattttaatacaaatttatgaaaaacaatgaaaaaagcAGCAACATTAAAATcatgtacatttaataaatgtaaggaaattatttattatttaaattatacattattttcttattcctattttgaatttacaataaatgatCAAAGACAATTTTTCTTGTCATTTTACTCTATATTTCCATAAACAATTATGACGTTATA
This genomic interval carries:
- the LOC106714536 gene encoding apyrase-like, with the protein product MVKWLYLFTLLSLVYGQNTGLYELNIIHYNDFHAHFDEISPTGGICNPDETCIGGFARLYTAVKQLQEAEPDSLLLNAGDTFQGTIWYNFLRWNVTQHFMNMLDHDAHVLGNHEFDHGVEGLLPYLERLNSPMLGANVNTTFEPELGKYVKNHIVVERRGRKIGIIGVLLRQFSAPIGRVIMEDELTAVNREAAELTAQGVDVIILLSHVGYESDLFLAERVSPTVDIIVGGHSHSLLYNGEAPDGTRPMGEYPTVVKRTDGHRILVVQAHCYTRYLGNIKLFINNEGIIERWEGQPVFLGSSIVQDPLMLEELEPWREVVDAVGKEVLGRTHVTLTRSCYSAECNLGNWACDGLLEQVMDRAKSGAWNEAHVCMANAGGLRMQINPGEVTTEALLMAIPFENYVQVYDLKGQYLLDALEFSVGTAQTPGSFYSRRMLQVAGMRVVYNASSEAGSRVKSAHIRCIECDIPRYLPLDVNKTYRVLTQSYIGDGGGGYTMLSENRENVENLEVDYVMLQRHMRKQRDVIQDHDGRIQVVF